Below is a genomic region from Prunus dulcis unplaced genomic scaffold, ALMONDv2, whole genome shotgun sequence.
TTCTGAGAATGGACTTGTGGCTCACAAAGACAGGACACTGATTGGCACCCAGGTATTATACAACTTAATGAAATAATAGAAACAAGTTATCACATTCATACAGTGTCCTTATTAAAGTGATGTTTTCTGAAGTTAACATCCATGACAGTGTTgcatttttttcccttttctcctACATCTTTCTTAATTTGGTAATTACTCCAAATTGATGGATTTTGCGTTTTGGATAATTTAGAGCTTGAAGACATTTCTTGGAGAAGAGAAGCTGAAGGTAAAACCCATGCTCTGTTGTATGCTATGACTCTCAAGTTCCTTATTAGAAAGATACCTAAGGTGTCAAACACAGCATGCACAAAGAACCTGGAAACTTAATCAAATTGTTCTTCAGATTTATTTGCAATGATTTGCATACAATTCTGCAGGAATTTATCAATTTTACACTTCATTATATCGCAGACTTGGACATACCCATAAAGAGGTTAGTGGAGTGAAAGCCTTTGTTAATTCTTAACCTATCTATAGTAAACTTATAATTTCATTGTTAATTGTAACTGTAGGGGTACATTTATAGAGTTCCGAAGTGGGATGCTTAATGTATCACCAATTGGGAGAAACTGTAGCCAAGAAGAAAGGGATGAATTTGAAAGATTTGACAAGGTTAGATACTTAagtaaaaaactaaaattgtgattttattttcattataaaGGATATGAATTGTCTTTTGCGTTTGTATATAACTTGAAAGATGATATTTGGTCTGCAGGTTCAGAACATACGCCCAAAAATGGTATCCATCCTTCGCGAGAAGTTTGCTCACCTTAACTTGACATTTTCCATAGGAGGACAGATAAGCTTTGATGTAAGCAATAGTTGATATTCATTCATGCTTGATGATTTCTggttatttattcatttttatttttgcctGTCCTCTCTTGGAATAGTCTAGTAAAGGTCGTTGGGATGACATTTGAAATTGAACATGGATGGTTTTCAATGCTTGTAACAGGTTTTCCCTCAAGGTTGGGACAAGACATACTGCTTGAGATACCTAGAGAAGTTTCAAGAAATCCATTTCTTTGGTGACAAAACTTACAAGGTTAGTCCATAATTTCAGGGCTCTACCCTCTTCTTAGTTACACATGTTACCATTTTGACAGCTTCCTTCTGTTATTTCGTAAGTTCTTTTTTCAAGTCCTCTGTTCTATACTTCCTTTATCTGGGCCTCAAGACTTGTGAGTTTCATCTTCTGCAGGGAGGAAATGACCATGAAATTTATGAATCTGAACGAACCGTAGGTCATACAGGTAAGCTCTCATTTCAGGTCGAAGTGACTTCCAGCCGTCTCATCATTGCTTAGCACACTTAAATGCACATATCCAACATGATTATCTGATGCTCTACACTTTTTGCAGTTACCAGCCCTGAAGATACAATCAAGCAGTGCAAAGCTCTCTTTCTGAGCCCCTGATTTCGTTCCAACTTTTTGGTTTCGGATTATATGCCATTtttcaaacaagaagaaaaagttgtATGCCATTTGTAATTCTGTATTTGAGAATAAATGTTAAGCTGAAATCTGCAGTGTGTAATATTATAATTAGACGCAAACCTATTGGTTCAGAAATTGCATCTTTTGCATTGTATTTTTGTACCACTTGTTCCTATATATTTAAATCTTTCTTGAAAAGAATTGTTCACTTTTTTCCACATTGCTTCTGCTAGATGTG
It encodes:
- the LOC117613172 gene encoding phosphomannomutase; protein product: MAVRKPGVIALFDVDGTLTAPRKAVTPEMLGFIRELRKAVTVGIVGGSDLSKITEQLGRTVIDDYDYVFSENGLVAHKDRTLIGTQSLKTFLGEEKLKEFINFTLHYIADLDIPIKRGTFIEFRSGMLNVSPIGRNCSQEERDEFERFDKVQNIRPKMVSILREKFAHLNLTFSIGGQISFDVFPQGWDKTYCLRYLEKFQEIHFFGDKTYKGGNDHEIYESERTVGHTVTSPEDTIKQCKALFLSP